In Leclercia sp. LSNIH1, the genomic stretch TCGCGGATTTTTCAGCTTTCTGACGTTCTGTCAGTGAATAAGGAATCTCAGTATGAAGCGCGCGTCTTTATTAACTCTCATTCTTTTAGGTTCGCTCAGCGCGCTTAATAGCGCCCGGGCGGTGGATTATCCTTTGCCAGCGGCGGGTAGCCGGTTAATCGGGCAAAATCAGACCTATGTTGTTCAGGAAGGTGATAATAACCTGCAGGCCATTGCGCGCCGATTTAATACCGCTGCGCATTTAATACTCGAAGCCAATAATACTATCGCCCCGGTCTATCCGGCGCCGGGAACGGTGATCACCATTCCGTCGCAAATGTTGCTGCCGGATACCCCCCGGGAAGGGATTGTGGTGAATCTGGCGGAGCTGCGGCTCTACTTCTATCCCCCGGGTGAAAATAGCGTGCAGGTCTATCCGCTGGGTATTGGACAGCTGGGGCTGGACACGCCGGTGACCACCACCCGCATCAGCCAGAAGATCCCGAATCCGACCTGGACGCCAACTGCGGGCATCAGAGCGCGCTCGCTGGCCCAGGGCATCAAACTGCCGCCGGTAGTACCCGCAGGGCCAAATAACCCGTTAGGACGCTTTGCGCTGCGTCTGGGCGTGGGTAACGGTGAATACCTGATCCATGGCACCAGCGCGCCCGACAGCGTGGGGCTGCGCGTCAGTTCCGGTTGTATGCGTATGAATGCGCCGGATATCAAAGCGCTCTTCGCCCAGACCTCTGTCGGCACGCGGGTGCAGATCATCAATGAGCCGGTGAAGTTCTCGGTTGAGCCGGACGGTAAGCGCTACGTTGAAGTGCATCGTCCGCTGGCGACGATGGAAGGGGAGAATCCGCAAACGCTGGCGATTGCCCACTCCAGTGCGCTTGCATCCTTTATGTCGCAGAGCGGCAGCGATAAGACGTTAGTGAACAAAGCGTTGTCGCGTCGGGCGGGTATCCCGGTAGAGGTCTCGACAGGTGCCGGGGCGAATGTGAACAGTAGTGGGCTTTCAGCGAAGAACACGCTTTCGTCGGTGGGGCATGAACAGGCGATTCAGTAAAGCGAAATGCGGGGCAAAAAAAAATGGCGCACAATGTGCGCCATTTTATTAACACAGGTACTATTACTTACGGTATTTAGTAGCCTGGTTGTCCAGACGCTGGTTAGCGCGAGCTGCGTCGTCTTTAGCAGCCTGAACGTCGGAACGCATTGCGTTCACGTCGTTGCTCAGCTGGTCAACTTTAGCGTTCAGAGTCTGAACGTCAGAAGACAGCTGATCGATTTTAGCGTTGCTGGAGCAACCTGCCAGCAGAGTAGAACCCAGGATTACCGCGCCCAGTACCAGTTTAGTACGATTCATTATTAATACCCTCTAGATTGAGTTAATCTCCATGTAGCGTTACAAGTATTACACAAAGTTTTTTAGGTTGAGAATATTTTTTTGATGGGAATATGCCTATTTTTGATCGTTCGCTCAAAGAAGCACCTGTTTTGACTATTTCATGGAAAATATTGTGTTAAAACAGACAATTTTCATCGGATTCATCTTAGAAAACGACCCCGTTAAATAGAAAAACCCGATTTGCTTTTTTAATAAATTTGGCTGATAGCGGAAATAAAAAAAGCGCCCCGAAGGACGCTTTTTATACAAACTAATTCGAACGAAATTATTACAGCACGTGAACAGATGCGGTATTAGTGGTGCCGCTTGGAACCAGTGCACCAGAAACCATCACCACAACGTCGCCTTTCTGCGCCAGGCCACGTTCAACCAGCTGCAGGGCCACTTCTTTACCCAGGCGGTAGAAATCGTCAGTAGAGGCGATCTCTTTTACCAGGTGTGGGACCACGCCTTTGCTCAGCACCAGTTGACGCGCGGTGGTTTCGTTGGTGGTCAGCGCCAGAATGGTCGCGTCCGGGAAGTATTTACGCACTGCGCGAGCAGATTTACCGCCCTGGGTGGCGACGACAATCAGCGGTGCTTCCAGTTTCTCGGCGGTTTCTACCGCGCCACGGCACACGGCTTCGGTGATGCGCAGTTTACGGCTGTCGTTGTTGTAATCCAGACGGCTCTTCATCACGCGGTCGGTACGCTCACAGATGGTCGCCATGATAGAGACCGCTTCCAGCGGGTACTTACCTTTAGCCGATTCGCCAGAGAGCATTACCGCATCGGTACCGTCGAGGATGGCGTTCGCCACGTCGCCAGCTTCTGCGCGGGTAGGGCGTGGGTTTTTGATCATGGAGTCCAGCATCTGCGTTGCGGTGATAACCACTTTACGCGCGCGAACACACTTCTCGATCATCATCTTCTGCGCGAAGATCACCTCTTCAACCGGGATCTCAACGCCCAGGTCACCACGCGCAACCATGATGCCGTCAGAGGCTTCGAGGATTTCGTCGAAGTTGTTCAGGCCTTCCTGGTTTTCGATTTTGGAGATGATCTGGATGTTTTCGCCGCCGTGGGCTTTCAGGTGCTCACGGATTTCAACAACGTCAGAACGCTTACGGATAAAGGAAGCTGCAACGAAGTCAACGCCTTGCTCGCAACCGAAG encodes the following:
- the ldtE gene encoding L,D-transpeptidase LdtE; its protein translation is MKRASLLTLILLGSLSALNSARAVDYPLPAAGSRLIGQNQTYVVQEGDNNLQAIARRFNTAAHLILEANNTIAPVYPAPGTVITIPSQMLLPDTPREGIVVNLAELRLYFYPPGENSVQVYPLGIGQLGLDTPVTTTRISQKIPNPTWTPTAGIRARSLAQGIKLPPVVPAGPNNPLGRFALRLGVGNGEYLIHGTSAPDSVGLRVSSGCMRMNAPDIKALFAQTSVGTRVQIINEPVKFSVEPDGKRYVEVHRPLATMEGENPQTLAIAHSSALASFMSQSGSDKTLVNKALSRRAGIPVEVSTGAGANVNSSGLSAKNTLSSVGHEQAIQ
- the lpp gene encoding murein lipoprotein Lpp, with translation MNRTKLVLGAVILGSTLLAGCSSNAKIDQLSSDVQTLNAKVDQLSNDVNAMRSDVQAAKDDAARANQRLDNQATKYRK
- the pykF gene encoding pyruvate kinase PykF yields the protein MKKTKIVCTIGPKTESEEMLTKMLDAGMNVMRLNFSHGDYAEHGQRIQNLRNVMSKTGKKAAILLDTKGPEIRTIKLEGGNDVSLKAGQTFTFTTDKSVVGNSEIVAVTYEGFTSDLSVGNTVLVDDGLIGMEVTAIEGNKVICKVLNNGDLGENKGVNLPGVSIALPALAEKDKQDLIFGCEQGVDFVAASFIRKRSDVVEIREHLKAHGGENIQIISKIENQEGLNNFDEILEASDGIMVARGDLGVEIPVEEVIFAQKMMIEKCVRARKVVITATQMLDSMIKNPRPTRAEAGDVANAILDGTDAVMLSGESAKGKYPLEAVSIMATICERTDRVMKSRLDYNNDSRKLRITEAVCRGAVETAEKLEAPLIVVATQGGKSARAVRKYFPDATILALTTNETTARQLVLSKGVVPHLVKEIASTDDFYRLGKEVALQLVERGLAQKGDVVVMVSGALVPSGTTNTASVHVL